In one Pseudodesulfovibrio tunisiensis genomic region, the following are encoded:
- a CDS encoding GNAT family N-acetyltransferase encodes MTNADRIATDRLVLHPMDESLAGREWAGWLNDPENVAFSRQRDRVHTPESCAEYVRSFRGTPNSLWAITLTGSNRHVGNIAAHVDERNSVANVALMIGAHDCKGMGLATEALVATAEWLMNVRGIRKVEVGTMAANKAMIRVARKSGMIEDGRRRGQFLLEGKPVDVVYFALFAKPNAGDAVFSGKTDSPEKMKTDSPKSVALIEARMGSSRLPGKVMLDMAGAPMLQRMIERVRLSRSLDEIVVATTTNPSDDIIQALCDRLGCPAFRGSEHDMLDRLLQAARAHHADIIVQLTGDCPLIDPAHIDRSLDELEKTGADYVSNSLTPSFPIGFDVRLFPTSVLEEVDRLTMDPIDRVHGSYYIYTHPEQFRLAGWEADRDMEKELRLTVDEFSDYEVVRRVFEALLPGGIDFTAEQVVNWLREHPEIAGLNRNVRQKRPEEG; translated from the coding sequence ATGACCAATGCAGATAGGATAGCCACGGACCGGCTCGTCCTGCATCCCATGGACGAATCCCTTGCGGGCCGGGAATGGGCGGGCTGGCTGAACGATCCGGAAAACGTCGCCTTCAGCAGACAGCGCGACAGGGTGCACACTCCGGAATCCTGCGCCGAGTATGTCCGCTCCTTCCGGGGGACCCCGAACAGTCTCTGGGCGATAACCCTGACCGGAAGCAATCGGCATGTGGGCAACATTGCAGCCCATGTGGACGAACGCAATTCCGTGGCCAACGTGGCCCTGATGATCGGCGCGCACGACTGCAAGGGCATGGGACTGGCCACGGAAGCTCTCGTGGCAACTGCCGAATGGCTCATGAATGTCCGGGGCATCCGCAAGGTGGAAGTCGGAACCATGGCAGCCAACAAGGCCATGATCCGCGTTGCCCGAAAGTCGGGCATGATCGAGGACGGACGGCGCAGGGGCCAGTTTCTTCTTGAAGGAAAACCCGTGGATGTGGTCTATTTCGCCTTGTTCGCAAAACCAAACGCCGGAGACGCCGTTTTCTCCGGAAAAACGGATTCGCCAGAAAAAATGAAAACCGATTCACCAAAATCCGTTGCCCTGATTGAAGCCCGCATGGGTTCCTCGCGCCTGCCCGGCAAGGTAATGCTCGACATGGCCGGCGCCCCCATGCTGCAACGCATGATCGAACGGGTGCGTCTCAGCCGCAGTCTGGACGAAATCGTTGTTGCCACCACAACCAACCCGAGCGACGACATAATCCAGGCCCTGTGCGACCGACTCGGCTGCCCTGCATTCCGGGGATCGGAGCACGACATGCTGGACAGACTGCTCCAGGCGGCCCGGGCGCACCATGCGGACATCATTGTCCAGCTCACCGGCGACTGCCCGCTCATCGACCCCGCGCACATAGACCGCAGTCTGGACGAACTGGAAAAAACCGGCGCGGACTATGTATCCAACAGCCTTACCCCGAGCTTTCCCATCGGCTTCGACGTGCGCCTGTTTCCCACATCCGTACTGGAAGAAGTCGATCGCCTGACCATGGACCCCATAGACAGGGTGCATGGCAGCTACTACATCTACACCCATCCCGAACAATTCCGGCTGGCTGGATGGGAAGCCGACAGGGACATGGAAAAGGAACTGCGCCTTACCGTTGATGAATTTTCGGATTACGAAGTGGTGCGCCGGGTCTTCGAAGCCCTGCTGCCGGGCGGCATCGATTTCACGGCCGAACAGGTGGTCAACTGGTTGCGCGAACATCCGGAAATCGCGGGCCTGAACAGAAACGTCCGCCAGAAACGCCCCGAGGAGGGATGA
- a CDS encoding Gfo/Idh/MocA family protein — MLKAAVIGLGRIGSTLDASGTPTPLTHAGGFAAHPEFELVAVCDSDAARNRSEAKRWGTAAFASVSQAMAETRPDVVSICTPTETHLDTLRQVVEFHPGCVIMEKPLGPNMDSARELVRLCESREIPLLVHIPRRFIPLYESLRRKIRNGSRAVSASIKYAKGIRHNGFHAVALMLSMFGEAQEATPLAVRRDFFPDDPTVSLHFQCERCDDVHFQALDERLFTHFEFDVILEDGRYTFYKDDFAALRHEVQWNEQYQCQSLRPVGEEGTGKEQAMLELLNHAADMIRNGTPSCCDGRFALKVQAMCEAILDHVQDNDHADH, encoded by the coding sequence ATGCTCAAGGCCGCAGTCATCGGGCTGGGCCGCATCGGCTCGACTCTGGACGCTTCGGGAACGCCCACGCCCCTGACCCATGCCGGAGGCTTTGCCGCACACCCGGAGTTCGAGCTGGTCGCCGTCTGCGACAGCGACGCAGCCCGCAACCGCAGCGAGGCCAAACGCTGGGGGACCGCCGCCTTTGCCTCGGTTTCCCAAGCCATGGCCGAAACCCGGCCTGACGTGGTCAGCATCTGCACCCCGACCGAAACCCATCTGGACACACTGCGGCAGGTTGTCGAGTTCCATCCCGGATGCGTGATCATGGAAAAGCCCCTTGGCCCGAACATGGATTCGGCACGGGAACTCGTCCGGCTGTGCGAAAGCCGCGAAATACCGCTTCTGGTTCACATCCCCAGAAGATTCATTCCCCTGTACGAATCTCTGCGACGAAAAATCCGGAACGGCTCCCGGGCTGTCAGCGCATCCATCAAGTACGCCAAGGGGATACGCCATAACGGTTTCCATGCCGTGGCCCTGATGCTGTCCATGTTCGGCGAGGCGCAGGAAGCCACGCCTCTTGCCGTTCGCCGCGACTTTTTCCCGGACGACCCCACGGTTTCCCTCCACTTTCAATGCGAACGATGCGACGACGTTCATTTCCAGGCCCTTGACGAGCGCCTGTTCACGCACTTCGAATTCGACGTGATTCTCGAGGACGGCCGCTACACCTTCTACAAGGATGATTTCGCCGCACTCAGGCATGAAGTGCAATGGAACGAACAATACCAGTGCCAATCCCTGCGCCCGGTCGGCGAGGAAGGCACGGGCAAGGAACAGGCCATGCTCGAACTGCTGAACCATGCAGCGGACATGATCCGAAACGGCACGCCTTCGTGCTGCGACGGCCGATTCGCGCTCAAGGTGCAGGCAATGTGCGAAGCCATACTCGACCACGTACAGGACAATGACCATGCGGACCATTGA
- a CDS encoding DegT/DnrJ/EryC1/StrS family aminotransferase has translation MNKHDLALFGGNPVRTTPFPRYNTMGQEEREAVLRVIDSGDLSKFMGAWTDGFYGGPEVRALEEEWAVEIGAERAVSVNSASSGLIVALGAAGVGPHDEVIVSPYSMCISATAPLFWGAVPVFCDVEPDTYCVDPAEMEALITPRTKAILAVDIFGQPADFDGIMEIADRHGLIVIEDAAQAPLAELHGKRAGTLGHIGVFSLNCHKHIHCGEGGIAVTNDERLAERMCLIRNHAEAAAGPRHETDLTNLVGYNMRMTELEASVARCQLRKLHPLVETRRSNCAATIEGLEALPGIRFGGIRENASHSFYLLPFLFDEIRAEVGRERFLEAVRAELAPTRGREKEGVKIYGGYVQPIYWLPIFQQRMALGRNGFPFADSGVGYERGLCPTVERLHLKELFCSDLMHAAMAATDVEDVVTAFHKVWEGRSFLK, from the coding sequence ATGAACAAACATGATCTCGCCCTGTTCGGAGGCAATCCCGTCCGCACCACTCCCTTTCCCCGGTACAACACGATGGGACAGGAGGAGCGGGAGGCAGTGCTCCGCGTCATTGATTCCGGCGACCTGTCCAAATTCATGGGCGCATGGACCGACGGCTTTTACGGCGGCCCGGAAGTTCGTGCACTGGAAGAGGAATGGGCCGTGGAAATCGGAGCCGAACGGGCCGTGTCCGTGAATTCCGCATCCTCCGGCCTGATAGTGGCTCTGGGCGCGGCCGGAGTCGGTCCCCACGACGAAGTCATCGTCTCCCCCTACAGCATGTGCATCAGCGCCACGGCCCCGCTGTTCTGGGGCGCGGTCCCGGTCTTCTGCGACGTGGAGCCGGACACCTACTGCGTGGACCCGGCAGAAATGGAAGCCCTGATAACCCCGCGAACAAAGGCGATCCTTGCCGTGGACATCTTCGGCCAACCCGCGGACTTCGACGGGATCATGGAGATCGCGGACCGGCACGGGCTGATCGTGATCGAGGACGCGGCACAGGCCCCGCTCGCGGAGCTGCATGGAAAACGGGCCGGAACCCTTGGCCATATCGGCGTGTTTTCCCTGAACTGCCACAAGCACATCCATTGCGGCGAAGGCGGAATAGCCGTCACGAACGACGAAAGGCTGGCCGAACGCATGTGCCTGATCCGCAACCATGCCGAAGCCGCAGCAGGCCCGCGCCATGAGACCGATCTGACCAATCTGGTGGGATACAACATGCGCATGACCGAACTGGAGGCATCCGTGGCGCGCTGCCAACTCCGCAAGCTCCACCCTCTGGTCGAAACCCGGCGCAGCAACTGCGCGGCCACGATCGAAGGCCTGGAGGCCCTGCCCGGAATCCGGTTCGGCGGCATCCGGGAAAACGCGTCGCACTCCTTTTACCTGCTGCCGTTCCTGTTTGACGAAATCAGGGCCGAAGTCGGCCGCGAACGCTTTCTCGAAGCGGTCCGGGCCGAACTTGCCCCAACCCGGGGCAGGGAAAAGGAAGGAGTCAAGATATACGGTGGCTATGTGCAGCCCATATACTGGCTGCCGATCTTTCAGCAACGCATGGCTCTGGGGCGGAACGGCTTCCCCTTCGCGGATTCCGGAGTCGGCTATGAGCGCGGCCTGTGTCCGACCGTCGAACGCCTGCATCTGAAGGAGCTGTTCTGCTCGGACCTGATGCACGCGGCCATGGCCGCAACGGACGTGGAGGACGTTGTCACGGCATTCCACAAGGTCTGGGAAGGACGTTCCTTCCTGAAATGA
- a CDS encoding N-acetyl sugar amidotransferase has product MRYCKRCVQPDTRPGIRFDDEGICPACRFAENAPEVDWEARRAELEEIAEYGRAHASHGYDCLIGVSGGKDSTRQAMFVRDELGLNPLLVNCAYPPEQLADRGAHNIANLIELGFDMINYCPAPGVWKRLQWESLTRYGNLFKSCEMALYASAPRVSLGYRIPLIFLGENPAQTVGELCLGTVDGNANRVRYGNTIASGLESVMPRDMGAERTILYRFPTDAEMENSMMRIVYLGYYIRDFGKRKNAEFSMRHGMQVRPDPPEDIGDITGHEALDEDFVIVNQMLKYIKLGFGKVVDQVSEEIRLGNMTREEGVRLARLYDGRCAPRFVERLCRYFGISRAEFDELVERFRNRDIWRRTDGRWHLAVDFDNTPLG; this is encoded by the coding sequence ATGCGGTATTGCAAGCGGTGCGTGCAGCCGGATACACGTCCCGGAATCCGGTTTGACGACGAGGGAATCTGTCCGGCCTGCCGTTTTGCGGAAAATGCTCCCGAGGTGGACTGGGAAGCCCGACGCGCTGAACTGGAGGAAATCGCGGAGTATGGCCGGGCTCACGCCTCGCATGGCTACGATTGCCTCATCGGGGTGAGCGGAGGCAAGGACAGCACGCGGCAGGCCATGTTCGTGCGGGATGAACTCGGGCTGAATCCGTTGCTGGTGAACTGCGCCTATCCTCCGGAGCAGCTCGCCGACCGGGGAGCGCACAACATTGCCAACCTCATCGAACTCGGGTTCGACATGATCAACTACTGTCCGGCTCCCGGAGTGTGGAAACGGTTGCAGTGGGAGAGTCTCACCCGGTACGGCAATCTGTTCAAGTCGTGTGAAATGGCGTTGTACGCCAGTGCGCCGAGGGTGTCCCTGGGCTACAGGATTCCCTTGATCTTTCTGGGCGAGAATCCGGCCCAGACCGTCGGGGAACTCTGTCTGGGCACGGTGGACGGCAACGCCAACCGGGTCAGATACGGAAACACCATTGCCAGCGGGCTGGAAAGCGTCATGCCTCGGGACATGGGGGCGGAAAGGACCATTCTGTACCGTTTCCCGACCGATGCCGAGATGGAGAATTCCATGATGCGAATCGTGTATCTCGGCTACTACATCCGGGATTTCGGCAAACGGAAAAACGCTGAATTCTCCATGCGTCACGGCATGCAGGTCCGCCCTGATCCGCCCGAAGACATCGGGGACATAACCGGGCACGAGGCTCTGGACGAGGATTTCGTGATCGTCAACCAGATGCTCAAGTACATCAAGCTCGGGTTCGGCAAGGTCGTGGACCAGGTGAGCGAGGAAATCCGTCTGGGCAACATGACCAGAGAGGAAGGCGTGCGTCTTGCGCGACTTTACGACGGCAGATGCGCACCCCGTTTCGTGGAAAGGCTCTGCCGGTACTTCGGTATCAGCCGGGCCGAATTCGACGAGCTGGTCGAGAGGTTCCGCAACAGGGACATATGGCGCCGGACCGATGGCCGATGGCACCTTGCCGTGGATTTCGACAATACCCCGCTTGGCTGA
- a CDS encoding N-acetyl sugar amidotransferase — MSIRHCSRCLYPETHPLGIVLDDEGVCSGCRVHEEKDFLDWDARFELLREMVRPYRSASGLVHDCVVPVSGAGDSFFIVDVVKNRLKLNPLLVAYNKQYNTPTGIRNLARLRTEFDCDFLQMNVSPASVKAVTRASLRLMGSMYWHCIAGHTVFPVQIAARFKIPLVLWGAHQGVEQVGMYSHLDAVEMSRKYRQEHDLMGFEAEDLLRLESGLAERDVLPFVYPHERELAQVGVRGVYLGNFIRWDTKAQHEVMMARHGYEPLAQQRTFDAYNHADSFHYSGVHDYIKYLKHGYSKVVDHACREIRYGRLSRDEALGIVECYQAVEPNDLDMFLDWVGMAREEFFECVNAHRNPRVWSKNGSEWRSRLFWPEAGSDRELPGCGYLTGATRTVSKSRRSYVLIGRGWRDEEGNARD, encoded by the coding sequence ATGTCGATACGACATTGCTCGCGATGCCTGTACCCCGAGACCCATCCGTTGGGCATTGTCCTTGACGATGAGGGCGTTTGCAGCGGGTGCCGGGTTCACGAGGAAAAGGATTTTCTGGATTGGGATGCCCGGTTCGAGCTGCTTCGGGAAATGGTTCGTCCCTACCGGAGTGCGAGCGGCCTTGTGCATGACTGCGTGGTCCCGGTCTCCGGAGCCGGAGATTCGTTCTTCATTGTTGACGTCGTGAAGAACAGGCTCAAGCTGAATCCCCTGCTGGTTGCCTACAACAAGCAGTACAATACGCCCACCGGAATCAGGAATCTGGCCCGTCTTCGTACGGAATTCGATTGCGACTTCCTTCAGATGAACGTGTCCCCGGCCAGCGTCAAGGCCGTGACCCGGGCAAGCCTGCGTCTGATGGGAAGCATGTACTGGCACTGCATTGCCGGACACACCGTCTTTCCGGTCCAGATTGCGGCCCGGTTCAAGATACCCCTTGTCTTGTGGGGGGCACATCAGGGTGTCGAGCAGGTCGGCATGTATTCGCACCTCGACGCGGTGGAGATGTCCCGCAAGTACCGGCAGGAGCACGATCTCATGGGATTCGAGGCCGAGGACCTGCTTCGGCTGGAGTCCGGTCTTGCCGAGCGGGATGTTCTGCCCTTTGTCTATCCTCATGAACGGGAGCTGGCGCAGGTGGGCGTGCGGGGCGTGTATCTGGGCAATTTCATCCGCTGGGACACCAAGGCGCAGCATGAAGTCATGATGGCCCGGCACGGATATGAACCGCTTGCCCAGCAGCGCACGTTCGATGCCTACAACCACGCGGACAGCTTTCATTATTCCGGTGTGCATGATTACATCAAGTATCTGAAGCACGGGTATTCCAAGGTGGTTGACCATGCCTGCCGGGAAATCCGGTACGGCAGGCTTTCCCGTGATGAAGCCCTCGGGATCGTGGAATGCTATCAGGCTGTGGAACCGAATGATCTGGACATGTTTCTGGATTGGGTCGGCATGGCCCGGGAGGAATTTTTCGAATGCGTGAACGCGCATCGCAATCCCCGGGTGTGGTCGAAGAACGGTTCGGAATGGCGGTCGCGTCTTTTCTGGCCCGAAGCAGGCTCTGACCGGGAATTGCCCGGCTGCGGCTATTTGACCGGCGCGACGCGAACTGTTTCGAAATCCCGGCGATCCTATGTCCTCATAGGGCGCGGGTGGAGAGATGAAGAAGGAAATGCTCGTGACTGA
- a CDS encoding class I SAM-dependent methyltransferase, producing the protein MKQRFSKRSAVAQERQRDFMQRNDVLNGQSRTATDRLLQAPLRERCPLCASPAPDGPDFLHRGAPYFACAECGHIASLNDSARLAPDPDQYEEVYPALDLERRKVRMRDIYLPKLDWVLDVCVSELGIAREELLGREWLEIGCGEGLFLEALKMRGATRFSGLGVDDCMLARSRELLGEDCVRTLREPLGRAVAGSGADIVAAWFVLEHVFDLHDLALDLAGLPSGTLFCFAVPVYGVSAVLESACPGLYPRTLDNRVHTQLFTDRSISHFMKLAGLRGIGEWIFGQDAADMARLLEGSGGESDVCRNVMAGFGRAVDDLQAVLDRHGLADSRHVVAVKE; encoded by the coding sequence GTGAAGCAGCGTTTTTCGAAAAGGTCCGCTGTGGCGCAGGAACGCCAGCGCGATTTCATGCAGCGCAATGACGTCCTGAACGGACAGTCCCGGACCGCCACGGATCGTCTGCTGCAAGCCCCCTTGCGCGAAAGGTGTCCCTTGTGCGCAAGTCCGGCTCCGGACGGACCGGATTTTCTGCATCGTGGCGCCCCCTATTTCGCCTGTGCGGAATGCGGACACATAGCGTCCCTGAACGATTCCGCGCGGCTGGCCCCGGACCCGGACCAGTACGAGGAGGTCTATCCGGCCCTGGATCTGGAACGGCGAAAGGTCAGGATGCGGGACATCTATCTGCCGAAGCTGGACTGGGTGCTTGATGTCTGCGTTTCGGAACTCGGCATTGCCCGGGAGGAACTGCTTGGCCGGGAATGGCTGGAAATCGGCTGCGGCGAGGGATTGTTTCTCGAAGCGCTGAAGATGCGGGGGGCAACGCGATTTTCCGGGCTGGGCGTTGACGACTGCATGCTGGCCAGAAGCCGCGAGCTTCTGGGCGAGGACTGCGTCCGCACCTTGCGGGAACCGTTGGGCAGGGCCGTGGCAGGTTCCGGGGCCGACATCGTGGCTGCATGGTTCGTGCTGGAACATGTTTTCGATTTGCATGATCTGGCACTGGATCTTGCCGGGTTGCCGTCCGGCACGCTCTTCTGCTTTGCAGTGCCGGTTTACGGAGTTTCCGCGGTTCTGGAGTCGGCCTGTCCGGGGTTGTATCCGCGTACTCTGGACAACCGGGTTCACACCCAGCTTTTCACGGACAGGTCCATTTCGCATTTCATGAAGCTGGCCGGACTCCGCGGAATCGGGGAATGGATTTTCGGACAGGATGCCGCCGACATGGCCCGGTTGCTGGAGGGGAGCGGGGGCGAATCCGATGTCTGCCGGAACGTCATGGCCGGATTCGGCCGTGCCGTGGACGACTTGCAGGCCGTGCTGGACAGGCATGGACTGGCGGATTCCAGACATGTGGTTGCGGTGAAGGAATAG
- a CDS encoding glycosyltransferase family 2 protein produces the protein MNPKVTVYVVSHNYGTFLEQAIESVLRQSFDDWELLLADDNSSDNSLEIMRLYRGDERVRILNGEGRGLIPLANRVLREARGEYIIRLDADDFLDDHALLVMSNFLDRNPDVAMVFPDYYLIDKAGIAFSNIRKESLAQVDHIQDTPPHGACTMIRRSVLDEIGGYDESISAQDGFYVWTRVKDGHKVRNINLPLFYYRQHGANLTGNIARISHARQEIKKMACDERIRCGKTSVVAVIPCRQNYDFTSAVWRERLGETSLLEIAIEKCLSTNLFSRVVVTADSRDVLPFFEKYGDDRLLFVERSREFTLRSRPIADTLESVSSALGLEDSSILVLCYPQAPFASTATLEEAVYTLYMHDADSAFTATPVDVPLYRRGSHGMVRLNPADMAVSDFNTVYKESRDVFALRVRNLKRGSISGSKSVCFSSPGDTQLYIDSFQDLALARAMAGQGGERS, from the coding sequence ATGAACCCCAAGGTGACGGTATACGTTGTTTCCCACAATTACGGGACTTTTCTGGAGCAGGCCATCGAAAGCGTGCTTCGGCAGAGTTTCGACGACTGGGAACTGCTTCTTGCGGACGACAATTCGTCCGACAACTCCTTGGAGATCATGCGGCTCTACAGAGGCGACGAGCGCGTGCGCATCCTGAACGGAGAGGGTCGGGGGCTGATTCCCCTCGCGAACAGGGTGTTGCGCGAGGCCCGAGGCGAGTACATCATCCGGCTGGATGCGGACGACTTTCTCGATGATCATGCCCTGCTGGTGATGTCGAACTTTCTGGACAGGAATCCGGATGTGGCCATGGTGTTTCCGGATTATTACCTGATCGACAAGGCCGGCATCGCCTTTTCCAATATTCGCAAGGAATCCCTGGCCCAGGTGGATCACATTCAGGATACCCCGCCGCACGGGGCGTGCACCATGATCCGCAGGTCGGTGCTGGACGAGATCGGCGGATATGACGAAAGCATTTCCGCGCAGGACGGCTTCTACGTGTGGACCCGCGTCAAGGACGGACACAAGGTCCGCAACATCAACCTGCCCCTTTTCTACTACCGTCAGCACGGGGCCAACCTGACCGGCAACATCGCCCGGATTTCCCATGCGCGGCAGGAAATCAAGAAAATGGCCTGCGATGAGCGCATCCGGTGCGGCAAGACTTCGGTGGTCGCGGTCATCCCCTGTCGCCAGAATTACGATTTCACGTCCGCGGTCTGGCGCGAGCGGCTCGGCGAAACCTCGCTGCTCGAAATCGCCATCGAAAAATGCCTTTCCACGAATCTGTTCAGCCGGGTCGTGGTCACTGCCGATTCAAGGGACGTGCTGCCCTTTTTTGAAAAGTATGGCGACGACCGTCTGCTGTTCGTCGAACGTTCCCGGGAGTTCACGCTGCGTTCACGGCCCATCGCCGACACGCTGGAGAGTGTGTCTTCGGCTCTGGGGCTGGAGGATTCCTCCATCCTCGTGCTGTGCTATCCTCAGGCGCCTTTTGCCTCGACCGCGACTCTGGAGGAGGCCGTGTACACGTTGTACATGCATGACGCGGACAGTGCGTTCACTGCTACCCCGGTGGATGTTCCCCTGTACAGGCGGGGATCGCACGGCATGGTCAGACTGAATCCGGCGGACATGGCGGTCAGCGATTTCAACACGGTGTACAAGGAATCCCGGGACGTGTTCGCGTTGCGCGTCAGAAATCTGAAGCGCGGCAGCATTTCCGGCAGCAAGAGCGTGTGTTTTTCCAGCCCCGGGGACACGCAATTGTACATCGACAGCTTTCAGGATCTTGCTCTGGCTCGCGCCATGGCCGGACAGGGCGGGGAAAGATCGTGA
- a CDS encoding N-acetylneuraminate synthase family protein: protein MELIVEIGQNHNGDMKQAVEMIRMAAACGADVAKFQVYDAKALFPRENNPWYDYNCATELSRADIEMLARACADEGIEFMASVFDVERVEWLEEVGVKRYKVASRSVRESALLDRMAATGKPLLVSLGMWDGKEFPEIPDAVSVEYLYCVSEYPTPLEHLHLGQCDFSRFAGFSDHSVGITAAMTALVLGARIVEKHFTLDKGMYGPDHEGSMDLDELGRLVRFRDELRTCLK from the coding sequence AATGATCCGCATGGCCGCGGCTTGCGGTGCGGATGTGGCCAAGTTTCAGGTCTATGATGCCAAGGCCCTGTTCCCTCGGGAGAACAATCCCTGGTACGACTACAATTGTGCCACCGAGCTTTCCCGGGCCGACATTGAGATGCTGGCCCGGGCCTGTGCCGACGAGGGTATCGAGTTCATGGCATCCGTGTTCGACGTGGAGCGCGTGGAGTGGCTGGAGGAAGTCGGCGTCAAGCGGTACAAGGTGGCTTCGCGTTCCGTTCGTGAATCCGCGCTGCTCGACCGGATGGCCGCAACCGGAAAACCCCTGCTGGTTTCACTCGGCATGTGGGACGGAAAGGAATTTCCCGAGATTCCCGATGCCGTGAGCGTGGAGTATCTGTACTGCGTGTCCGAGTATCCCACGCCTCTGGAACATCTGCATCTCGGACAGTGCGATTTTTCCCGGTTTGCGGGATTCAGCGACCACAGCGTGGGCATAACCGCAGCCATGACGGCTCTGGTTCTGGGGGCGCGCATCGTGGAAAAGCATTTCACGCTGGACAAGGGCATGTATGGTCCGGACCACGAAGGCAGCATGGATCTGGATGAACTCGGGCGGCTGGTCCGGTTTCGCGACGAGTTGAGGACGTGCCTGAAATGA